From a single Aspergillus puulaauensis MK2 DNA, chromosome 2, nearly complete sequence genomic region:
- a CDS encoding uncharacterized protein (COG:G;~EggNog:ENOG410PFT2;~InterPro:IPR020846,IPR011701,IPR036259;~PFAM:PF07690;~TransMembrane:12 (i35-52o72-92i104-125o131-153i165-186o198-220i267-287o307-324i331-349o355-372i393-411o423-444i);~go_function: GO:0022857 - transmembrane transporter activity [Evidence IEA];~go_process: GO:0055085 - transmembrane transport [Evidence IEA]), with amino-acid sequence MEDKKVVLDSGSSEELERGSNSYDPAATKKLIRKIDLVLIPWLAFLYLLSFLDRTNIGNARLAGLEDDLGMSGLDYNVALAIFFPFYVAAEIPSNIMMKRSRPALWIPTIMLAWGIVCSLMGLVHNYAGLLAARAALGIAEGGLFPGVTFYITMWYRRHECGLRMAIFFSAATAAGAFGGLLARGIGEMDGIGGKGGWAWIFIIEGLVTFIVAIVAFFIMNDYPDTAKFLTASEKAEVARRLEEDRSSLADEYDMKYFWHAVKDWKIWVHMFITVGVYTPLYSFSLFLPTIVSSLGYENEKAQLMTVPPYVVACVFCIGGGFLADRQGSRGLSMIFFNVVAIIGFIMLISSSNNGVKYAGTFFAATGIYPNVPQGVAWNGNNIGGSFKRSVGIAMHVGCGNLGGVLSSFIYRSQDKPHYRVGHGTLIGCLTMSTILCTIMTVYLRRENARRDREYKRPEEYSEAERLAERERGDYATFFRYTI; translated from the exons ATGGAGGACAAGAAAGTGGTTCTCGACAGCGGAAGCAGCGAAGAGCTCGAAAGGGGATCCAATTCCTACGACCCAGCTGCCACGAAGAAGTTGATTCGCAAGATCGATCTGGTCTTGATTCCATGGCTGGCATTTCTCTACTT ACTGAGCTTCCTGGACCGCACCAACATCGGAAACGCACGTCTTGCTGGACTGGAAGATGACCTGGGAATGTCAGGTCTCGACTACAAT GTCGCCCTTGCTATATTCTTCCCCTTTTACGTCGCAGCCGAGATCCCCTCGAACATCATGATGAAGCGCTCTCGACCGGCCCTCTGGATCCCTACAATTATGCTGGCATGGGGAATTGTATGCTCTCTCATGGGCTTGGTGCATAACTATGCCGGTCTACTAGCTGCTCGAGCGGCATTGGGTATCGCTGAGGGTGGTCTCTTCCCTGGGGTAACCTTCTA CATAACGATGTGGTACAGACGCCATGAATGCGGTCTTCGAATGGCGATATTCTTCTCCGCTGCCACAGCAGCTGGTGCATTCGGTGGCCTCCTTGCACGAGGTATCGGCGAGATGGACGGCATAGGTGGTAAGGggggctgggcctggatctTCATTATAGAAGGTCTCGTTACGTTTATCGTTG CTAtcgtcgccttcttcatAATGAACGACTACCCCGACACAGCGAAATTCCTGACAGCGTCCGAGAAAGCCGAAGTCGCACGTCGACTGGAAGAAGACCGCAGCTCGCTCGCAGATGAATACGACATGAAGTATTTCTGGCATGCTGTGAAGGACTGGAAGATCTGGGTGCATATGTTTATCACCGTGGGGGTCTACACACCACTCTACTctttctcgctcttcctTCCCACTATCGTCTCCTCGCTGGGATATGAGAATGAGAAGGCCCAGCTCATGACGGTCCCTCCGTACGTGGTCGCCTGCGTTTTCTGTATCGGTGGAGGATTCCTTGCAGATCGCCAGGGCTCGCGTGGGCTGTCGATGATTTTCTTCAATGTTGTTGC GATAATCGGCTTCATAATGCTAATATCCTCCTCAAATAACGGCGTCAAATACGCAGGAaccttcttcgccgccacCGGAATCTACCCAAACGTCCCACAAGGCGTCGCCTGGAATGGGAACAACATCGGGGGCTCATTCAAGCGCAGTGTCGGCATCGCCATGCACGTTGGCTGCGGTAATCTCGGTGGTGTACTGTCCAGTTTCATCTACCGCTCCCAGGATAAACCGCATTATCGGGTTGGGCACGGCACGCTGATTGGATGTTTGACGATGAGTACGATACTGTGCACGATTATGACTGTGTATCTGCGGAGGGAGAATGCGAGGAGGGATCGGGAGTATAAACGACCTGAGGAGTACTCGGAGGCTGAGAGGTTGGccgagagggagaggggggatTATGCGACTTTCTTCCGGTATACAATTTGA
- a CDS encoding uncharacterized protein (COG:S;~EggNog:ENOG410PS40;~InterPro:IPR002110,IPR020683,IPR036770;~PFAM:PF13637;~go_function: GO:0005515 - protein binding [Evidence IEA]), with protein sequence MAEAFGVAAGAFSVIALLEQIIKSIEKLRSLRRFIKTIPHELQGLIDDIELVQGVLKTTTPDMLQVADIPSIERRLNTFQTDLETLISNIQKYQQSATGRRMGAIKLFIKKEEILAQRRNLENIRNTLGSLQWTYCCITLRELGPIIRTQKLHGGKGDTDPCEEPAENRQISSRHKSKNAESQVIKKNSWELRFRTPLFVIDKIWSLQAKRCYAGWTFNIRTHNVVPDDAPILDACWNGDIEEMQRLFSAGLASVYDCDDGGWGLLHRAAFRHHLKTCQFLLENGADPDHVNSYNHRPINNLNHRAPDLIERIPLAIELYRLLMNASVDSVDPVEDLGIQYHEYWFHGFRGPPEVLVIMQQYTFADYASLPLQTRFNRTMALNSFCATPSTVEISMGGSIEPNSYRLEDEFGRTLLHKLAECMGSDMSSERKDATHKWRPLLRDAIAASADPNKMAAIDDYVLTPLDSFYKYFVWNWKAIRRARYDFNPALRIWAFELKSAGVDLEVYGAKESAFVEGFWLSYRIYVGPLRYWSTGIGYKEEDFFLFSFWKLTYGPEPEDWTIWVINPIDELVGEFWEMIEREEEVMPGTWVD encoded by the exons ATGGCTGAGGCATTCGGGGTTGCGGCCGGTGCGTTCAGCGTTATCGCCCTGCTGGAACAGATTATCAAAAGCATCGAAAAGCTCAGGTCGCTGCGGAGATTTATCAAGACAATACCCCACGAGTTGCAAGGCCTGATCGACGATATCGAACTTGTTCAGGGTGTTTTAAAGACAACTACCCCGGATATGCTCCAGGTTGCCGATATTCCTTCTATAGAGCGACGATTGAATACATTTCAGACCGACCTGGAAACACTGATATCCAACATTCAGAAATATCAGCAGTCTGCCACTGGCCGTCGGATGGGAGCTATCAAATTGTTCAtaaagaaggaggagattctCGCCCAGAGAAGGAACTTGGAGAATATCAGGAATACGCTAGGGTCACTTCAATGGACATACTGCTG TATCACCCTACGAGAATTAGGGCCAATAATACGCACGCAGAAGCTCCATGGGGGAAAAGGTGATACGGATCCCTGCGAAGAGCCGGCTGAGAATAGACAGATATCCAG TCGACATAAATCAAAGAATGCAGAATCACAGGTCATAAAAAAGAACAGCTGGGAATTACGGTTTCGCACGCCACTGTTTGTGATTGACAAGATCTGGTCTCTACAGGCAAAGCGTTGCTACGCCGGCTGGACCTTCAATATCCGAACACACAACGTTGTGCCCGATGATGCACCAATACTTGATGCCTGCTGGAATGGTGATATTGAAGAAATGCAGAGGCTCTTTTCAGCTGGACTGGCGTCGGTTTATGATTGCGACGACGGCGGCTGGGGTCTATTACAT CGTGCTGCTTTTCGCCACCATCTTAAAACATGCCAGTTCCTTCTTGAAAATggagcagatccagaccaTGTGAATAGTTATAACCA TCGCCCCATAAACAATTTAAACCACCGCGCACCTGATTTGATCGAGAGAATTCCCCTGGCAATTGAATTATACCGACTTTTGATGAACGCTTCAGTCGACTCAGTGGACCCAGTGGAGGACCTCGGAATTCAATACCACGAATATTGGTTCCATGGATTCCGAGGGCCCCCTGAGGTCCTTGTCATTATGCAGCAGTATACCTTCGCAGACTATGCCAGCCTCCCCCTCCAGACACGCTTCAATCGGACAATGGCTCTTAATAGCTTTTGTGCCACTCCCTCTACAGTGGAAATCTCCATGGGGGGGTCCATCGAACCCAATTCATATCGCTTGGAAGATGAGTTTGGTCGTACTCTTCTCCACAAGTTGGCCGAATGTATGGGATCAGACATGTCGAGTGAGAGAAAGGATGCCACACATAAATGGCGGCCATTACTTCGAGATGCCATCGCTGCATCCGCCGATCCAAATAAAATGGCAGCCATCGATGATTACGTGCTAACCCCGCTCGACTCATTTTATAAGTACTTCGTTTGGAATTGGAAAGCAATCCGACGAGCTCGGTACGACTTCAATCCTGCTCTTCGCATATGGGCATTTGAGCTGAAATCCGCCGGTGTTGACTTGGAGGTGTACGGTGCAAAAGAGAGCGCTTTCGTCGAGGGATTTTGGTTATCGTATCGGATATATGTCGGGCCCCTTAGATACTGGTCAACTGGCATCGGATATAAAGAAGAagatttctttttatttagtttttGGAAGCTTACTTATGGTCCTGAGCCCGAGGACTGGACGATCTGGGTAATCAACCCAATTGATGAGCTGGTGGGAGAATTTTGGGAGATGATCgagagggaggaagaagttaTGCCTGGGACGTGGGTTGACTGA
- a CDS encoding inorganic phosphate transporter (COG:P;~EggNog:ENOG410PHMA;~InterPro:IPR001204;~PFAM:PF01384;~TransMembrane:10 (o16-34i55-75o95-120i127-145o157-182i194-212o224-247i409-427o457-479i543-569o);~go_component: GO:0016020 - membrane [Evidence IEA];~go_function: GO:0005315 - inorganic phosphate transmembrane transporter activity [Evidence IEA];~go_process: GO:0006817 - phosphate ion transport [Evidence IEA]), whose amino-acid sequence MDTGQDLSYLTAKYDWILAITSIAFVFSAASNGANDVANAYATSVAARTLKMWHVGIMAAITEFIGAVALGSRVTDTIKSGIITPDRFENAANPGTFMLAMGCAEVGSAAWLTAATFLGWPVSTTQSIIGALVGVGFATQADITWEWTDGSVSQTAASWGIAPGIACGFSAIIFGSLKYSVLERSDPFKWAMRLIPFYIALTGGILALFITIEAPTAPDIESFGAGRAVGIILGCFFGCLFVGFVFFRPYFWRRLVMKDSRIRFYHLPIGPLLWMENPPLYRPHQGEWALTNHYEDAYGNVHAGGKNANNNATPAHPDEKKPNDTDVERLPDSVTSSPEIQPQKRIIEPEERFLDPVRDLSWANPRKWWGYLKFGLLQGVTRDVITHDSQLLRDIHARAKRYDDRIEHMWTYCQVVSAIMMSIAHGSNDVANAVGPWAGSYHTFRTGRVNTEASTPVWFLVIAGLLLGGGFWVYGFHIMRALGNKITQMSPTRGFSTELGAAITVLLASRLGLPVSTTQCLTGAAVGTALMNYDLASINWRQIAFIFSGWVLTLPCAGLISGLLCLMALNTPHF is encoded by the coding sequence ATGGACACTGGACAAGACCTCAGCTACCTCACGGCCAAGTATGACTGGATCCTGGCCATCACGTCGATCGCCTTTGTGTTCAGTGCTGCTAGCAACGGTGCCAACGATGTCGCCAACGCGTACGCCACCTCGGTCGCCGCACGCACCCTGAAGATGTGGCACGTCGGTATCATGGCTGCCATCACAGAGTTTATCGGTGCTGTGGCCCTGGGTAGTCGCGTCACCGACACCATCAAGTCGGGCATCATCACCCCCGACCGTTTCGAAAATGCCGCCAACCCCGGCACCTTCATGCTTGCCATGGGCTGTGCCGAGGTTGGCTCTGCAGCCTGGCTGACCGCGGCAACCTTCCTCGGATGGCCTGTTTCCACGACCCAGTCTATCATCGGTGCATTGGTCGGTGTTGGCTTCGCTACCCAGGCCGATATCACCTGGGAGTGGACCGACGGAAGTGTCTCTCAaaccgccgcctcctggGGTATCGCCCCCGGCATTGCCTGTGGTTTCTCGGCCATCATCTTCGGCTCCCTCAAGTACAGCGTTCTCGAGCGCAGTGACCCGTTCAAGTGGGCGATGCGCCTGATCCCCTTCTACATTGCCCTGACCGGTGGCATCCTTgccctcttcatcaccatcgaAGCCCCAACCGCCCCTGACATCGAATCGTTCGGTGCCGGCAGGGCTGTTGGTATTATTCtcggctgcttcttcggctGTCTCTTCGtcggcttcgtcttcttcagacCCTACTTCTGGCGCCGCCTCGTCATGAAGGACTCCCGTATCCGCTTCTACCACCTCCCCATCGGACCCCTCCTCTGGATGGAAAACCCTCCCCTCTACCGCCCCCATCAAGGCGAATGGGCCCTGACAAACCACTACGAAGACGCCTACGGCAACGTCCACGCCGGCGGCAAGAACGCCAATAACAACGCCACTCCTGCACACCCAGACGAAAAGAAACCCAATGACACCGACGTCGAACGCCTCCCCGACTCCGTAACCTCCAGCCCCGAAATCCAGCCTCAGAAACGCATCATCGAGCCCGAGGAGCGTTTCCTCGACCCCGTCCGCGACCTCTCCTGGGCCAACCCCCGCAAGTGGTGGGGATACCTCAAGTTCGGACTCCTGCAGGGCGTCACCCGCGATGTCATCACCCACGACTCCCAACTCCTCCGCGACATCCACGCCCGCGCCAAACGCTACGACGACCGCATCGAACACATGTGGACATACTGCCAGGTTGTCTCGGCCATTATGATGTCCATCGCCCACGGATCTAACGATGTCGCCAACGCCGTGGGACCCTGGGCCGGTTCATACCATACTTTCCGCACTGGACGGGTCAACACCGAAGCCAGTACCCCTGTCTggttcctcgtcatcgctggTCTGCTTCTCGGCGGTGGCTTCTGGGTCTACGGATTCCATATCATGAGGGCTTTGGGTAACAAGATCACGCAGATGTCGCCGACGCGTGGATTCTCGACGGAGCTGGGCGCTGCGATTACGGTGTTGCTTGCGTCGAGGCTGGGATTGCCGGTTTCGACCACGCAGTGTTTGACCGGGGCTGCTGTGGGCACTGCGCTGATGAATTATGATCTTGCGTCGATTAATTGGCGCCAGATTGCGTTTATCTTTTCTGGTTGGGTGTTGACCCTGCCTTGTGCTGGGTTGATCTCCGGCTTGCTTtgtttgatggcgttgaacACGCCGCATTTCTAG
- a CDS encoding uncharacterized protein (COG:S;~EggNog:ENOG410Q1VG), with translation MTASIQTRTYLTGALSLITLGSIAAYLAERRLNKSCPRIPIHQLPKSSACRNLLETGEEVSNASPMGVDKPVLLSTWPSTDCKTHWVSSFVALQVDIPISQLENYDARKYGVEGGDKPDASQLSQKLFAAFLDARSRGLEAWILDEPTPPSFTPGGLLFGKGNDIGAFMLGSWSSTSRIPLESTNLPSEGPKPVTEFPSNKDVLSSDDTDTAGTAFYWRVPTGLVNSVNRPALYGLPWRVMEGGFQEFIVERGPNGMARVSYVTIECSNLYPGGQSTRDFKMIPKLFYELHVLYAQILLFKALRQLGK, from the coding sequence ATGACAGCTTCCATTCAAACTAGGACGTATCTCACAGGCGCCCTCTCTCTAATCACACTAGGCAGTATAGCAGCCTACCTCGCCGAGCGACGCCTCAACAAATCATGCCCTCGCATCCCAATACACCAACTCCCAAAGTCAAGCGCATGTCGCAATCTCCTCGAAACAGGAGAAGAGGTCTCCAATGCCTCTCCAATGGGTGTCGATAAACCAGTTTTATTATCGACCTGGCCCAGCACAGACTGCAAAACGCACTGGGTCTCGTCCTTCGTCGCGCTGCAGGTCGACATCCCAATATCGCAACTGGAGAATTACGACGCGCGGAAATATGGCGTTGAAGGCGGCGACAAACCCGATGCTTCTCAACTCAGCCAGAAACTTTTTGCTGCGTTTTTGGATGCACGGAGTCGTGGTCTCGAGGCGTGGATCTTGGATGAACCCACACCACCATCTTTCACGCCTGGGGGTCTTTTATTCGGAAAGGGGAACGACATCGGTGCGTTTATGCTAGGGAGTTGGAGTTCAACATCTAGAATTCCTCTGGAGTCCACAAACCTCCCATCAGAAGGACCGAAGCCGGTCACCGAGTTCCCGTCAAACAAGGACGTCCTAAGTAGCGACGACACTGATACAGCTGGTACGGCATTCTACTGGAGAGTCCCAACCGGCCTCGTCAACTCGGTCAACCGCCCAGCCTTGTACGGTCTTCCATGGCGGGTCATGGAAGGCGGGTTCCAAGAATTCATCGTTGAGCGCGGTCCGAATGGTATGGCCAGGGTGTCGTATGTCACGATTGAGTGCTCGAATTTGTATCCTGGAGGTCAGAGCACGAGGGACTTTAAGATGATTCCGAAGTTATTCTACGAGCTTCATGTATTATATGCGCAGATCCTGCTGTTCAAGGCTCTGCGGCAGCTTGGGAAGTAA